A genomic stretch from Alphaproteobacteria bacterium includes:
- a CDS encoding ABC transporter substrate-binding protein: MFKFTRREVVKIGAGAALAGAVGGWAESAAAQELKYTPEAGAKLRVLRWKQFVQGDIESFTASTKKFTEQTGVEVRLDTESWEDVRPKAAVAANIGAGPDIIIGTNDDPHKFPDKLVDLSDLADYLGTKYGGWYDVCRDYGIHDNRWIALPQGINGSCINYRISHVQKAGFEKPPADLPNFLKLCQNLKKNGTPAGFALGHATGDANNWTHWCLWSHGGKVVDEKSNVVLDSPETVAALEYAKQLYPTFIDGTLTWLDPSNNKAFLAGECSLTGNGISIYYVAKTSSDPKLQEIAKDMDHTHYPIGPGGKPTEQNLMLQAFVFKYTKYPNAAKEYLRFMWEKEQFDPWMVASLGYISQPLKYYENNPVWTSDPKAKPFSEVSKLILQNGYAGPLGFASAAVIGDFIVVDMFAEAASGAQSPEDAAKRAAEHAKRYYQV, from the coding sequence ATGTTCAAATTCACACGGCGCGAGGTGGTGAAGATCGGCGCCGGCGCAGCACTTGCCGGCGCCGTCGGTGGATGGGCTGAATCCGCGGCGGCGCAGGAGCTGAAATATACGCCGGAAGCGGGCGCCAAATTGCGTGTACTACGCTGGAAGCAATTCGTCCAGGGCGATATCGAGTCCTTCACAGCGAGCACGAAGAAATTCACCGAGCAAACCGGTGTCGAGGTCCGCCTCGACACTGAAAGCTGGGAGGATGTACGCCCGAAGGCGGCGGTGGCCGCGAATATTGGGGCCGGCCCCGACATCATCATCGGCACCAACGACGATCCCCACAAGTTTCCCGACAAGCTCGTCGATCTCAGCGACCTCGCGGACTACCTCGGCACGAAATATGGCGGCTGGTACGACGTCTGCCGAGACTACGGCATCCACGACAACCGGTGGATCGCGTTGCCTCAGGGCATCAACGGATCTTGCATCAATTATCGGATAAGCCACGTCCAGAAGGCAGGCTTCGAGAAACCACCGGCCGATCTGCCGAATTTTCTCAAACTTTGCCAGAACCTGAAGAAGAACGGCACGCCCGCGGGCTTTGCACTCGGCCATGCAACGGGCGACGCAAACAACTGGACCCATTGGTGCCTGTGGAGCCACGGCGGCAAGGTGGTCGACGAAAAGAGCAATGTCGTGCTCGACTCGCCTGAAACGGTCGCAGCCCTCGAATACGCGAAACAGCTTTACCCGACATTCATCGACGGTACGCTCACCTGGCTCGACCCGAGCAACAACAAGGCATTCCTCGCGGGTGAGTGCAGCCTGACCGGCAACGGGATCTCGATCTACTACGTGGCCAAGACCTCGAGTGACCCCAAGCTTCAGGAGATCGCCAAGGATATGGACCATACCCATTATCCAATCGGGCCCGGCGGCAAGCCCACCGAACAGAACCTGATGCTCCAGGCGTTTGTGTTCAAATACACGAAATATCCGAACGCGGCGAAAGAGTATCTGCGCTTCATGTGGGAAAAGGAGCAGTTCGATCCTTGGATGGTGGCTTCGCTCGGATACATAAGTCAGCCGCTCAAATACTACGAGAACAACCCCGTCTGGACGTCGGATCCAAAGGCGAAGCCGTTCAGCGAGGTCTCGAAGCTCATTCTGCAGAACGGTTACGCCGGCCCGCTCGGCTTCGCATCGGCCGCCGTGATCGGCGATTTCATTGTTGTCGACATGTTTGCCGAGGCAGCCTCGGGCGCGCAATCACCCGAGGATGCGGCAAAACGCGCAGCCGAGCACGCCAAGCGCTACTATCAGGTCTGA
- a CDS encoding carbohydrate ABC transporter permease has translation MAQSLRHDPSGTAYLVSLPRKVVTVYVPLGVFLIVLLFPFYWMAITSFKTNEELYDYKTFSPFWLTHPTLANFHKLFFETDYGLWLWNTVLVSVAATFLSLFASVFAAYAIERLRFKGSRYVGVGIFLAYLVPPSILFIPLALMVFQLGVFDSLWALILTYPTILVPFCTWLLMGYFKSIPYELEECALIDGATRFQILLKIILPLAVPGLISAGIFAFTLSWNEFIYALTFISSSEYKTVSVGVITELVEGDVYHWGSLMAGALVGSLPVAILYSFFVEHYVSSMTGAVKE, from the coding sequence ATGGCGCAATCGCTCCGGCATGACCCGTCGGGCACGGCTTACCTCGTCTCGCTGCCGAGGAAGGTGGTGACGGTTTACGTCCCGCTTGGGGTCTTCCTGATCGTCCTGCTCTTTCCGTTCTATTGGATGGCGATCACATCCTTCAAGACCAATGAGGAGCTTTACGATTACAAGACCTTCAGCCCGTTCTGGCTGACCCATCCGACGCTGGCCAATTTCCACAAGCTCTTCTTCGAGACCGATTACGGACTCTGGCTCTGGAATACGGTCCTGGTGTCGGTGGCCGCGACGTTCCTATCGCTCTTTGCGAGTGTCTTTGCCGCCTATGCGATCGAGCGGCTGCGTTTCAAGGGTTCGCGCTATGTCGGCGTGGGAATCTTTCTCGCCTACCTCGTTCCGCCCTCCATTCTATTCATTCCGCTCGCCCTCATGGTCTTCCAACTCGGCGTGTTCGATTCCCTTTGGGCGTTGATCCTGACCTATCCGACGATCCTCGTGCCGTTCTGCACGTGGCTCCTCATGGGCTATTTCAAGTCGATCCCGTACGAGCTCGAGGAATGCGCACTGATCGACGGGGCCACGCGATTTCAAATCCTGTTGAAGATCATCCTGCCGCTTGCCGTACCCGGCCTCATTTCGGCGGGAATCTTCGCCTTCACGCTTTCCTGGAACGAATTCATCTATGCGCTCACCTTCATTTCATCATCCGAATACAAAACCGTATCCGTCGGCGTGATCACCGAACTTGTCGAGGGCGACGTCTATCACTGGGGGTCCCTGATGGCGGGAGCGCTCGTGGGCTCGCTACCGGTCGCGATCCTCTATTCGTTCTTTGTCGAGCACTATGTCTCGAGTATGACGGGTGCGGTGAAAGAGTAG
- a CDS encoding type 1 glutamine amidotransferase has product MKRILVFQHHPLEHPGTLREFFAEDAVRADVVRLDAGEAIPLLQGYDGLLVMGGPQDVWQEDRYPWLRGEKAAIREAAGDRSMPYLGICLGHQLLADAFGGKVEPMKGRAEVGVGEVELTPEGMADPLLAGLGPRIGCLQWHAAEVTAPPRDAVVLAANSASPIQAIRYGARAYGLQFHIEATEKTVSDWAGIPSYKRALERGLGEGELAVFEAKARRCVPGFKANARFLYESFKALIAATAA; this is encoded by the coding sequence GTGAAGCGAATTCTTGTCTTTCAGCATCATCCGCTCGAGCATCCGGGGACCTTGCGGGAGTTCTTTGCCGAGGACGCCGTGCGCGCCGACGTGGTGCGCCTCGATGCCGGAGAGGCGATACCTTTGCTCCAAGGCTATGACGGTCTTCTTGTTATGGGTGGGCCCCAGGATGTCTGGCAAGAGGATCGCTATCCATGGCTGCGTGGGGAGAAGGCGGCGATTCGTGAGGCGGCCGGCGATCGGTCGATGCCGTATCTCGGCATCTGTCTTGGCCACCAGCTTCTTGCGGATGCATTCGGCGGCAAGGTCGAGCCGATGAAAGGCCGCGCGGAAGTGGGTGTAGGGGAGGTCGAATTGACGCCCGAAGGGATGGCCGACCCGCTTTTGGCGGGATTGGGGCCAAGGATCGGGTGTCTGCAATGGCATGCCGCCGAAGTGACGGCACCTCCGCGCGACGCCGTGGTGCTCGCGGCGAACAGTGCGAGTCCGATCCAGGCGATACGATATGGCGCACGCGCATACGGCCTGCAATTCCATATCGAAGCGACTGAAAAGACCGTGTCCGACTGGGCGGGCATTCCTTCTTACAAGCGGGCACTCGAGCGCGGCCTTGGCGAGGGAGAGTTGGCGGTCTTCGAAGCCAAGGCCCGGAGATGTGTGCCGGGCTTCAAGGCCAATGCGCGCTTTCTTTATGAGAGTTTCAAGGCGTTGATTGCTGCAACCGCGGCTTGA
- a CDS encoding sugar ABC transporter permease codes for MLPAGALLLIFLTYPLGLGIWLGTTDATLGEPGHFIGIGNFISLALDDVFWLSVFNTTLYTVVASIFKFALGLWLALLLNEHLPFKAFIRAIVLLPFIVPTVLSAIAFWWIYDSQFSIISWMLMRLGLITHYIDFLGSPWAARASVIVANIWRGVPFVAISLLAGLQTIPPSLYEAATLDGASPWQRFWHITLPMLTPIIAVVMTFSVLFTFTDFQLIYTLTRGGPINATHLMATLSFQRAITGGHMGEGAAISVAMIPFLLVAILFSYFGLQRRRWQHGGRD; via the coding sequence ATGCTGCCGGCGGGAGCGTTATTGCTGATTTTCCTGACCTATCCCCTCGGGCTCGGCATATGGCTCGGCACGACCGACGCCACACTCGGTGAGCCCGGCCATTTCATCGGCATCGGCAACTTCATCTCGCTTGCCCTGGACGACGTCTTCTGGCTCTCGGTCTTCAATACAACGCTCTACACCGTGGTCGCGAGCATCTTCAAGTTCGCCCTCGGGCTTTGGCTGGCATTGCTCCTCAACGAGCATTTGCCCTTCAAGGCGTTCATCCGCGCGATCGTCCTCCTGCCGTTCATCGTACCGACGGTTCTCTCAGCGATCGCCTTCTGGTGGATCTACGACAGCCAGTTCTCGATCATCTCGTGGATGCTGATGCGGCTCGGCCTGATCACCCACTACATCGATTTTCTCGGCAGCCCGTGGGCGGCAAGGGCGTCGGTGATCGTGGCCAATATCTGGCGCGGCGTGCCATTCGTCGCGATCAGCCTGTTGGCCGGCCTGCAGACAATCCCGCCGTCGCTCTACGAGGCCGCGACACTCGACGGTGCCAGTCCCTGGCAGCGTTTCTGGCACATCACGCTGCCGATGCTGACGCCGATCATCGCGGTTGTCATGACTTTTTCGGTCCTGTTCACCTTCACGGACTTTCAGCTTATCTACACGCTCACGCGCGGCGGACCGATCAACGCCACGCACTTGATGGCGACACTTTCATTCCAGCGAGCGATCACGGGCGGTCACATGGGTGAAGGGGCGGCGATCTCGGTCGCGATGATCCCGTTCCTCCTAGTCGCAATACTGTTCAGCTATTTCGGGCTGCAACGCCGCCGCTGGCAGCACGGCGGAAGGGACTAG
- the ugpC gene encoding sn-glycerol-3-phosphate ABC transporter ATP-binding protein UgpC, translating to MASVELRGVYKAFGATEVIHGITLAIENGEFVVLVGPSGCGKSTLLRMIAGLEEITGGEVLIGGRVVNNVPPKSRDIAMVFQNYALYPHMTVFNNMAFSLKLAKVASVEIQSRVNRAAGILSLTPYLQRYPRQLSGGQRQRVAMGRAIVRNPQVFLFDEPLSNLDAKLRVQMRSEIKELHQRLGSTSIYVTHDQIEAMTMGDRIVVMRDGIVEQIGTPLELYDTPSNPFVAGFIGSPAMNFIEGAFNGNEAGGIVSADGVHLPTTTKGEAGRKVIYGIRPEHLTLVGPDQGLAADVVLVEPTGAETLIVVQIGTSRVQALFKERHRFKPGERIWLKPDMPAVHVFDAGSGQRL from the coding sequence ATGGCATCCGTCGAATTGCGTGGCGTCTATAAGGCTTTTGGCGCAACTGAAGTCATTCACGGCATTACGCTGGCGATTGAAAATGGGGAGTTCGTGGTCCTCGTCGGTCCGTCCGGCTGCGGGAAATCGACGCTCTTGCGCATGATCGCGGGCCTTGAGGAGATCACCGGCGGCGAAGTGTTGATCGGTGGCAGGGTCGTCAACAACGTTCCGCCCAAGAGCAGGGACATCGCGATGGTGTTCCAGAACTATGCGCTCTATCCCCATATGACCGTGTTCAACAACATGGCGTTCAGCCTCAAGCTCGCCAAGGTTGCATCCGTGGAGATTCAAAGCAGGGTCAACAGAGCCGCAGGGATCCTGAGCCTGACACCCTACCTCCAGCGCTATCCACGTCAGCTTTCGGGTGGACAGCGTCAGCGTGTCGCGATGGGGCGAGCGATCGTGCGCAACCCGCAAGTCTTCCTGTTCGACGAGCCGCTCTCCAATCTGGACGCCAAATTGAGGGTCCAGATGCGCTCGGAGATCAAGGAGCTCCATCAGCGCCTGGGCTCGACCTCGATCTACGTGACCCACGATCAGATCGAGGCCATGACCATGGGCGACCGCATTGTCGTGATGCGCGATGGGATCGTGGAGCAGATCGGAACCCCCCTCGAGCTCTACGACACGCCGTCCAATCCCTTTGTCGCGGGCTTCATCGGCTCTCCTGCGATGAATTTCATCGAAGGGGCCTTCAACGGCAATGAGGCCGGCGGCATCGTGTCGGCGGACGGGGTCCATCTTCCGACGACCACGAAGGGCGAAGCAGGGCGCAAAGTGATTTATGGCATTCGGCCCGAACATCTGACGCTTGTGGGGCCGGATCAAGGCTTGGCGGCGGACGTGGTGCTGGTCGAGCCGACCGGGGCGGAAACCCTCATCGTCGTGCAGATTGGCACTTCGCGTGTTCAAGCACTCTTCAAGGAGCGCCATCGCTTCAAACCCGGCGAGCGTATTTGGCTCAAACCGGACATGCCGGCGGTACATGTTTTCGATGCGGGCAGTGGTCAAAGGCTGTGA